A genomic window from Abyssisolibacter fermentans includes:
- a CDS encoding deoxycytidylate deaminase codes for MKRRDKYNYYLDIAQTVLERGTCLRRNYGAIIVKNDEIIATGYTGAPRGRKNCTDLGYCIREKLNIPRGQNYEKCRSVHAEANCIISASRRDMLGGDLYLVGRDVQTGEFVKNANSCTMCKRMIINAGIKKVVIRDSKDEFRTIDVDEWIQNDDSLSDTMGY; via the coding sequence ATGAAGCGAAGAGACAAATATAATTATTATCTAGATATTGCTCAAACTGTATTAGAAAGGGGTACATGCCTTAGACGTAATTATGGTGCTATAATAGTAAAAAATGACGAGATTATAGCTACTGGTTATACAGGTGCACCTAGAGGAAGAAAAAATTGTACAGACTTAGGCTATTGCATAAGAGAAAAGCTTAATATACCAAGAGGACAAAACTATGAAAAATGTAGAAGCGTTCATGCTGAAGCAAACTGTATTATATCTGCAAGTAGAAGAGATATGCTTGGAGGAGATTTATACTTAGTAGGTAGAGATGTGCAAACAGGAGAATTTGTAAAGAACGCAAATTCATGTACTATGTGTAAAAGAATGATTATTAATGCAGGGATAAAGAAAGTTGTCATAAGAGATTCAAAAGATGAATTTAGGACTATAGATGTTGATGAATGGATTCAAAATGACGATTCACTTAGTGATACTATGGGTTATTAA
- a CDS encoding MraY family glycosyltransferase, with the protein MTKYVIPFLVALLISYITTPLAKKIAYKLGAIDIPKDERRVHKKPIPRLGGLAIYVSTVLSIIIFSFAGYIQMDKSLISILIGGTIIAVTGIIDDTKNLPAKIKLLGQIAAAGVLIWGGIKISFISKPFSGEIINLNYLSIPITIFWIVGITNTLNLIDGLDGLAAGVAGIASISLMFVASTFVDIFPFYTGIILISAILAGAAFGFLPYNFNPAKIFMGDTGALFLGFMLAVISVKGVMKSFTTISVVLPVIILGIPIFDTAFAILRRFINRRPIMQADKGHLHHRLLDKGLSQKQTVLVLYFIGMALGGLALVLTGMNVEKSTFVLGMITGGILLLIIQMSLVDLIKQKSGRN; encoded by the coding sequence ATGACTAAGTATGTCATACCATTTTTAGTAGCATTATTAATATCGTATATAACTACTCCATTAGCAAAAAAAATAGCGTATAAATTAGGAGCAATAGATATACCAAAAGATGAGAGACGAGTTCATAAAAAACCTATTCCTAGGCTTGGAGGCTTAGCTATATATGTTTCTACGGTACTAAGTATAATAATATTTAGTTTTGCAGGATACATACAAATGGACAAAAGTTTAATTAGCATATTAATTGGTGGTACTATAATAGCAGTTACTGGTATAATTGATGATACTAAAAATTTACCTGCAAAGATTAAGCTATTAGGTCAAATAGCAGCAGCAGGTGTTTTGATTTGGGGAGGGATAAAAATATCCTTTATTTCAAAACCATTTAGTGGAGAAATCATAAATCTTAATTATTTATCTATACCTATAACAATTTTTTGGATTGTAGGTATAACTAATACTTTAAATTTAATTGATGGACTTGATGGTTTAGCAGCTGGAGTTGCAGGGATTGCTTCAATATCATTGATGTTTGTAGCATCAACATTTGTAGATATATTTCCTTTTTATACAGGTATAATTCTAATATCAGCAATTTTAGCTGGTGCAGCTTTTGGATTTTTACCGTACAATTTTAATCCTGCTAAGATATTTATGGGTGATACAGGAGCATTATTTTTAGGTTTTATGTTAGCTGTTATATCCGTAAAGGGTGTTATGAAAAGCTTTACAACTATATCAGTTGTATTGCCGGTTATAATATTAGGGATACCTATATTTGATACTGCTTTTGCTATTTTAAGACGATTTATAAACAGACGTCCTATTATGCAGGCTGATAAAGGTCATTTGCATCATAGACTTTTAGATAAAGGTTTAAGTCAGAAACAAACCGTACTTGTGTTATACTTTATTGGTATGGCATTAGGTGGTCTAGCACTTGTATTAACAGGTATGAATGTAGAAAAAAGTACATTTGTATTAGGAATGATTACTGGAGGAATTTTACTACTCATTATTCAAATGAGTTTGGTAGACTTAATTAAGCAAAAATCAGGACGTAATTAA